A window of the Cystobacter fuscus genome harbors these coding sequences:
- the rpsD gene encoding 30S ribosomal protein S4, which translates to MARDTGPRGRACRRLGVALSNISAKDPDKDPVLRRPYPPGQHGAASKPSVSDFGRRLREKQKLKLFYGLLESQCRRAFLEARRSPGNTGTVLLQQLESRLDVVLLRAGLATSIRQARQFVRHGYVQVDGVRTNIPSFRLRPGHEVRFGQNHRELPVVRNSFERMKGRIVPAHLAVVEEGRGVRYTRVPEREEIPVDVNVPFIVEFYAQRA; encoded by the coding sequence GTGGCACGAGATACGGGACCTCGCGGCAGGGCGTGCCGTCGGTTGGGGGTAGCGCTGTCGAACATCTCCGCGAAGGATCCGGACAAGGATCCGGTGTTGCGTCGGCCGTATCCCCCCGGGCAGCACGGGGCGGCGTCCAAGCCCTCGGTGAGCGACTTCGGGCGGCGGTTGCGCGAGAAGCAGAAGCTCAAGCTGTTCTACGGGCTGCTGGAGAGTCAGTGCCGCCGGGCGTTCCTGGAGGCGCGCCGCTCGCCGGGCAATACGGGCACGGTGTTGCTGCAACAGCTGGAGAGCCGCCTGGACGTGGTGCTGCTGCGCGCGGGGTTGGCGACGAGCATCCGCCAGGCGCGGCAGTTCGTGCGCCACGGCTACGTCCAGGTGGACGGGGTGCGCACGAACATCCCCAGCTTCCGGCTGCGGCCGGGCCATGAGGTGCGCTTCGGCCAGAACCACCGGGAGCTGCCGGTCGTGCGCAACAGCTTCGAGCGGATGAAGGGCCGGATCGTTCCGGCCCACCTCGCGGTGGTGGAGGAGGGGCGGGGCGTGCGCTACACGCGCGTGCCCGAGCGCGAGGAGATTCCCGTGGACGTCAACGTGCCTTTCATCGTCGAGTTCTACGCGCAGCGCGCGTGA
- a CDS encoding SDR family oxidoreductase, protein MEGKVVVITGASAGIGAALAQVLGARGARVVLAARRESALRRVAACSGSEALAVPADVTLREDVRRVLDAALARFGRVDVWVNNAGRGITRPVSALTDEDFDEMMRVNVKSALYGMQAVLPHFQERGTGHLINVSSMLGRVPHVAERSAYNAAKHALNALTANLRQEVRERFPGIHVSAVLPGPVATDFGDNALGGGPDSRAIPGAQSAEEVAAVIQELIERPRGDVYTRPEHVREVLAYYASPDTGAPRDA, encoded by the coding sequence GTGGAAGGGAAGGTCGTGGTCATCACCGGCGCGAGCGCGGGCATCGGCGCCGCCCTGGCCCAGGTGCTGGGAGCCCGGGGTGCCCGCGTGGTGCTCGCCGCGCGGCGTGAGTCCGCACTGCGGCGGGTGGCCGCCTGCTCGGGTTCCGAGGCACTGGCCGTGCCCGCGGATGTCACCCTGCGCGAGGACGTGCGGCGGGTGCTCGACGCGGCGCTCGCCCGCTTCGGTCGCGTGGACGTGTGGGTCAACAACGCCGGGCGTGGCATCACCCGGCCCGTCTCCGCGCTCACGGACGAGGACTTCGACGAGATGATGCGCGTCAACGTCAAGTCGGCGCTCTACGGCATGCAGGCGGTACTGCCGCACTTCCAGGAGCGCGGCACGGGGCACCTCATCAACGTCTCGTCCATGCTCGGGCGCGTGCCCCACGTGGCCGAGCGCTCCGCCTACAACGCCGCCAAGCATGCCCTCAACGCGCTCACGGCCAACCTCCGGCAGGAGGTGCGCGAGCGCTTCCCCGGCATCCACGTGTCCGCCGTACTCCCGGGCCCGGTGGCCACCGACTTCGGCGACAACGCGCTCGGCGGGGGACCCGACTCGCGCGCCATTCCCGGAGCCCAGAGCGCCGAGGAGGTCGCCGCCGTCATCCAGGAGCTCATCGAGCGGCCCCGCGGCGACGTGTACACGCGGCCCGAGCACGTCCGGGAGGTGCTCGCGTACTACGCCTCGCCGGACACCGGCGCGCCCCGGGACGCCTGA
- a CDS encoding TldD/PmbA family protein codes for MKTRTSSVLVLFASSVFLTAATPAPDARVSLLDAMEEELQRNQRQLKLQNHEPPYFISYQLKDTEQTSLVARYGSLFQDNTARYRRMYVDTRVGSYEFDNSGPEEYTYFVGGGRGTSYVVNKEGPLDESSLALRTALWLATDEKYKASLSQLLKKKGENVYTVEDPKQPPSFSKEKPVRSIQPPVAFPFDHDRWARVARELSARFKEHPEIFDSEVRVTADKVGRYFVSSEGSRILSEEVMYGVHVTAVTRADDGQLLDDSRNYYAPTEAGLPDEKTLEAAATRIVEELKALRKAPVIDPYTGPAILAAEAAGVLFHEAVGHRLEGDRQDGEGEGKTFRGQVGRQVLPTFLSIVDDPTVRALKGEPLNGFYEYDEEGVKGQRTVLVDKGVLRNYLLSRRPVEGFLQSNGHGRSQGTAKPVARMANLIVESTKQLDDGELKKQLIAEAKRQARPYGLIIRDITGGNTNTSSYGYQAFKGVPRMVFRVDVKTGEETLVRGVEIVGTPLSAVNRIMATGRKQGVFNGFCGAESGNVPVSTVAPAMLLQEIELQRAEEGKDRPPLLPSPARGGGTTSGAAK; via the coding sequence GTGAAAACCCGAACCTCATCCGTGCTCGTGCTGTTCGCCAGCTCCGTCTTCCTCACCGCCGCCACGCCCGCGCCGGACGCGCGCGTGTCCCTGTTGGACGCGATGGAGGAGGAGCTTCAGCGCAACCAGCGCCAGCTCAAGCTGCAGAACCACGAGCCGCCGTACTTCATCAGCTACCAGCTCAAGGACACGGAGCAGACGAGCCTCGTCGCCCGCTACGGCTCGCTCTTCCAGGACAACACCGCGCGCTACCGCCGGATGTACGTGGACACGCGCGTGGGCTCGTACGAGTTCGACAACTCGGGCCCCGAGGAATACACGTACTTCGTCGGAGGCGGACGCGGCACGAGCTACGTCGTCAACAAGGAAGGGCCGCTGGACGAATCGTCGCTGGCGCTGCGCACCGCGCTGTGGCTCGCCACGGACGAGAAGTACAAGGCCTCGCTCTCGCAGCTGCTCAAGAAGAAGGGGGAGAACGTCTACACGGTGGAGGATCCCAAGCAGCCGCCGTCCTTCTCCAAGGAGAAGCCGGTGCGCTCCATCCAGCCGCCGGTGGCCTTCCCCTTCGACCATGATCGCTGGGCGCGCGTGGCGCGCGAGCTGTCGGCGCGCTTCAAGGAGCACCCGGAGATCTTCGACTCGGAGGTGCGGGTGACGGCGGACAAGGTGGGCCGCTACTTCGTGTCCTCCGAGGGCAGCCGCATCCTCTCCGAGGAGGTGATGTATGGCGTGCACGTGACGGCGGTGACGCGCGCCGATGACGGGCAGCTCTTGGATGACTCGCGCAACTACTACGCGCCCACCGAGGCGGGGCTGCCGGACGAGAAGACGCTGGAGGCGGCGGCCACGCGCATCGTCGAGGAGCTCAAGGCGCTGCGCAAGGCGCCGGTCATCGATCCGTACACGGGGCCGGCGATCCTCGCGGCCGAGGCGGCGGGGGTGCTCTTCCACGAGGCGGTGGGGCACCGGCTGGAGGGAGACCGGCAGGATGGGGAAGGGGAGGGAAAGACGTTCCGGGGCCAGGTGGGCCGGCAGGTGCTGCCCACGTTCCTGAGCATCGTGGATGACCCGACGGTGCGCGCGCTTAAGGGCGAGCCCCTCAATGGCTTCTACGAGTACGACGAGGAGGGGGTGAAGGGGCAGCGCACGGTGCTGGTGGACAAGGGCGTGCTGCGCAACTACCTGCTGTCGCGTCGGCCCGTGGAGGGCTTCCTGCAATCCAACGGACACGGCCGCAGCCAGGGGACGGCCAAGCCGGTGGCGCGCATGGCCAACCTCATCGTCGAGTCCACGAAGCAACTGGATGACGGGGAGCTCAAGAAGCAGCTCATCGCGGAGGCGAAGCGGCAGGCCAGGCCGTATGGCCTCATCATCCGGGACATCACCGGGGGCAATACCAACACGTCGAGCTATGGCTATCAGGCGTTCAAGGGCGTGCCGCGCATGGTGTTCCGGGTGGATGTGAAGACGGGCGAGGAGACGCTGGTGCGGGGGGTGGAAATCGTGGGCACACCGCTGTCGGCGGTCAATCGCATCATGGCGACGGGCCGCAAGCAGGGGGTGTTCAACGGCTTCTGTGGCGCGGAGAGCGGCAACGTGCCGGTGTCGACGGTGGCGCCGGCCATGCTGCTGCAGGAGATCGAGCTCCAGCGGGCCGAGGAGGGCAAGGATCGGCCGCCGCTCCTGCCGAGCCCCGCGCGGGGTGGTGGCACCACGAGCGGCGCGGCGAAGTAG